A portion of the Streptomyces sp. NBC_01335 genome contains these proteins:
- the rplB gene encoding 50S ribosomal protein L2 produces the protein MGIRKYKPTTPGRRGSSVADFVEITRSTPEKSLVRPLHSKGGRNNAGRVTVRHQGGGHKRAYRVIDFRRHDKDGVPAKVAHIEYDPNRTARIALLHYADGEKRYIVAPKGLKQGDRVENGPSADIKPGNNLALRNIPVGTTIHAIELRPGGGAKFARSAGASVQLLAKEGTMAHLRMPSGEIRLVDARCRATIGEVGNAEQSNINWGKAGRMRWKGVRPTVRGVAMNPVDHPHGGGEGKTSGGRHPVSPWGQKEGRTRSPKKASSKYIVRRRKTNKKR, from the coding sequence ATGGGTATCCGCAAGTACAAGCCGACGACGCCGGGCCGTCGTGGCTCCAGCGTCGCCGACTTTGTCGAGATCACGCGGTCCACGCCGGAGAAGTCGCTGGTCCGCCCCCTGCACAGCAAGGGCGGCCGTAACAACGCCGGTCGTGTGACCGTTCGCCACCAGGGTGGTGGCCACAAGCGCGCCTACCGCGTGATCGACTTCCGTCGTCACGACAAGGACGGCGTGCCGGCCAAGGTCGCGCACATCGAGTACGACCCCAACCGCACCGCGCGCATCGCGCTCCTGCACTACGCGGACGGCGAGAAGCGTTACATCGTCGCCCCGAAGGGCCTGAAGCAGGGCGACCGTGTCGAGAACGGCCCGTCCGCCGACATCAAGCCCGGCAACAACCTGGCGCTGCGCAACATCCCGGTCGGTACGACCATCCACGCCATCGAGCTGCGGCCCGGCGGCGGCGCGAAGTTCGCCCGTTCCGCGGGTGCCTCCGTGCAGCTGCTGGCGAAGGAGGGCACGATGGCCCACCTTCGTATGCCCTCCGGTGAGATCCGGCTGGTCGACGCCCGCTGCCGCGCCACCATCGGCGAGGTCGGCAACGCCGAGCAGTCGAACATCAACTGGGGCAAGGCCGGCCGCATGCGCTGGAAGGGCGTTCGCCCGACCGTCCGCGGTGTCGCGATGAACCCGGTTGACCACCCGCACGGTGGTGGTGAAGGCAAGACCTCCGGTGGACGTCACCCGGTCTCGCCGTGGGGTCAGAAGGAGGGTCGTACTCGCTCGCCGAAGAAGGCATCGAGCAAGTACATCGTCCGCCGCCGCAAGACGAACAAGAAGCGCTAG
- the rplW gene encoding 50S ribosomal protein L23, with the protein MSEATVTSKTYSDPRDILVKPVVSEKSYALLDENKYTFIVAPGSNKTQIKQAVEAVFSVKVTGVNTINRQGKRKRTKTGFGKRANTKRAIVTLAEGDRIDIFGGPTS; encoded by the coding sequence ATGAGCGAGGCGACCGTTACCAGCAAGACGTACTCGGACCCGCGCGACATCCTCGTGAAGCCGGTCGTGTCCGAGAAGAGCTACGCGCTCCTCGACGAGAACAAGTACACGTTCATCGTCGCGCCGGGCTCCAACAAGACCCAGATCAAGCAGGCCGTCGAAGCGGTCTTCTCGGTCAAGGTCACCGGGGTCAACACGATCAACCGTCAGGGTAAGCGCAAGCGCACCAAGACCGGTTTCGGCAAGCGCGCCAACACCAAGCGCGCCATCGTGACCCTCGCCGAGGGCGACCGTATCGACATCTTCGGCGGCCCGACCTCCTGA
- the rplD gene encoding 50S ribosomal protein L4, with translation MSTIDILSPAGDKAGTVELPAEIFDAKTSVPLIHQVVVAQLAAARQGTHKTKRRGEVRGGGRKPYRQKGTGRARQGSTRAPQFAGGGVVHGPQPRDYSQRTPKKMKAAALRGALSDRARHSRIHVITGVVEGGVSTKAAKTLFGKISERPNLLLVVDRADEAAWLSARNLPQVHILDPGQLNTYDVIVSDDVVFTQAAFESFVSGPQTAETEGSDA, from the coding sequence ATGAGCACCATTGACATCCTTTCGCCGGCAGGCGACAAGGCCGGTACCGTCGAGCTCCCCGCGGAGATCTTCGACGCGAAGACCAGCGTTCCGCTGATCCACCAGGTCGTTGTCGCTCAGCTGGCAGCTGCCCGTCAGGGCACGCACAAGACCAAGCGTCGCGGCGAAGTCCGTGGTGGTGGCCGCAAGCCGTACCGCCAGAAGGGCACCGGCCGCGCCCGCCAGGGTTCGACCCGCGCGCCGCAGTTCGCCGGCGGTGGCGTCGTCCACGGCCCGCAGCCGCGTGACTACTCGCAGCGCACCCCGAAGAAGATGAAGGCCGCCGCCCTCCGCGGTGCCCTCTCGGACCGGGCGCGTCACTCCCGCATCCACGTCATCACCGGCGTGGTCGAGGGTGGAGTCTCCACCAAGGCCGCCAAGACGCTGTTCGGCAAGATCTCGGAGCGCCCCAACCTGCTCCTGGTCGTCGACCGCGCCGACGAGGCCGCGTGGCTCTCCGCGCGCAACCTGCCCCAGGTGCACATCCTGGACCCGGGCCAGCTCAACACGTACGACGTGATCGTCTCTGACGACGTGGTCTTCACCCAGGCCGCTTTCGAGTCCTTCGTGTCTGGCCCCCAGACCGCTGAGACCGAAGGGAGCGACGCCTGA